Proteins from one Zonotrichia albicollis isolate bZonAlb1 chromosome 38, bZonAlb1.hap1, whole genome shotgun sequence genomic window:
- the LOC141726705 gene encoding uncharacterized protein LOC141726705 has protein sequence MGLGSSRTVEIQISNNTQNITLKDPRTFFLGGRCSKPPLPELSPGSRDTCTFSGDPQLWSMAGTTSVSGILVYEAESFSLAIYFYNPCDVNQFSMKLGLELSPGKTHLGDLRATHLRMARGTYSSADQDIRFARVFVGESHGTVQVSHGPVKVTATMSPDTSSALKVVLEEQRGSGDEAKRGKPWDVKRDRSKRNEILQDLLQDILDSPGSAGTA, from the exons ATGGGGTTGGGCAGCAGCCGCACTGTGGAGATCCAGATCTCCAACAACACCCAGAACATCACCCTGAAGGACCCCAG GACCTTCTTTCTCGGTGGCCGCTGCTCCAAGCCCCCCCTGCCAGAGTTGTCCCctggctccagggacacctgcaCCTTCTCAGGTGACCCACAGCTCTGGAGCATGGCGGGGACCACAAGCGTGTCAGGGATCCTGGTCTACGAGGCCGAGTCCTTCTCCTTGGCCATCTACTTCTACAACCCCTGTGACGTTAACCAGTTCTCCATGAAGCtgggcctggagctgtccccagGTAAGACCCACCTGGGTGATTTGAGGGCCACCCACCTCCGCATGGCCAGGGGAACCTACTCCAGCGCTGACCAGGACATCAGATTTGCCCGCGTCTTTGTGGGTGAGAGCCACGGGACTGTCCAGGTGAGCCACGGCCCCGTCAAGGTGACGGCCACCATGTCCCCTGACACGAGCTCCGCCCTCAAGGTGGTGCTGGAGGAACAGAGGGGATCGGGGGATGAAGCCAAGCGAGGGAAGCCCTGGGATGTCAAGAGAGACAGGTCCAAGAGGAATGAAATTCTGCAGGACCTTCTTCAGGACATCCTGGACAGCCCTGGAAGCGCAGGGACAGCCTGA